The nucleotide window AAATGACTGCCTGTACGACCAAGACCGATGCCACAGCGTTTAATGACACGTTGCAGCTGTCTGCTACTAAGTGGTGCATCTGTTGCTAAAACGATAATGATGGAGCCATCTGTAGGAGCTACTGTATCTTGATGTTGCTCAGTTTTGGCTGAATAACGCTCAGCTAAAAAATCCTCTTTGCGTCCGAAATTACTCAATACTAAGCAACCAATTGTATAGCTGATTTCTTCATTAGCTACCACGATGCGTGAGGATGAGCCGATACCGCCTTTATAACCAAAGCAAACCATACCTTTACCTGCACCAATTGCTCCTTCAGCTATCGTATCATTCGTTGCACTGTGAATGGCTTTCATTGCGTGCGCAGGTGTAATTGCACAGTGTCGAATCGAATTCAAATTGCTGTCATTGCATTCACCAACGACAATATTAATTGTTCCTGTTGTTTGACCTATTGCTTCATTTGTCTCAAGCATATACTGTAATGTTCCTTGTGTGACAGCGGGTACGCTAAATGTATTTGTCAGCATAATAGGGGCTTCTAGTACGCCAAGCTCATTCACTTGCACAAGCCCTGTTGTTTTACCAAAGCCATTTAATACATAGCTAGCAGCTGTTACTTTTTGC belongs to Lysinibacillus louembei and includes:
- a CDS encoding DmpA family aminopeptidase yields the protein MSKKLREYGIIIGQLLTGTKNCITDVEGVQIGHVTLDEPLNDQGDYACTGVTAILPHTGNLFEQKVTAASYVLNGFGKTTGLVQVNELGVLEAPIMLTNTFSVPAVTQGTLQYMLETNEAIGQTTGTINIVVGECNDSNLNSIRHCAITPAHAMKAIHSATNDTIAEGAIGAGKGMVCFGYKGGIGSSSRIVVANEEISYTIGCLVLSNFGRKEDFLAERYSAKTEQHQDTVAPTDGSIIIVLATDAPLSSRQLQRVIKRCGIGLGRTGSHFSHGSGDIVIGFTTARTIPHKTEELFEARKQLREDHPVMNQLFAAAAEATEEAILNSLAQAKTTIGRNGHTVHAFQF